A region of Carassius auratus strain Wakin chromosome 23, ASM336829v1, whole genome shotgun sequence DNA encodes the following proteins:
- the LOC113041528 gene encoding uncharacterized protein LOC113041528 has translation MLLLQDLLDMIMGSTLVKCAVTDLSIQWLGWAVASAFKTEKFYDLAGSGTFILLAHLSRQWGGNGHFRQNVQTGLVTAWGLRLGTFLFLRILKEGQDRRFNNVRDSPGTFFVYWTMQALWVFVTLLPTLILNSERRDAPLGRRDYIGWGIWGLGFATQAIADQQKWNFKSDPDNAGRFIHHGLWAYSRHPNYLGEILQWSGLFVSASSVMRGPQYLSALSPVFVWFLLRHVSGIPILEKQAMKKWGSDPAFQNYIKNTPLLWPFPKFKGE, from the exons ATGCTGCTTCTTCAGGACCTGCTGGACATGATCATGGGAAGCACGTTGGTCAAGTGTGCAGTCACCGACCTGTCCATTCAGTGGCTCGGCTGGGCAGTAGCGTCTGCTTTCAAAACGGAAAAGTTTTACGACTTGGCAG GATCTGGTACCTTCATATTGCTGGCTCATCTGAGTCGTCAATGGGGCGGAAATGGCCACTTTAGACAGAACGTACAAACTGGACTCGTCACTGCCTGGGGTCTGAG GCTCGGGACATTTCTCTTTCTTAGAATCCTAAAGGAAGGACAAGACCGGAGATTTAACAATGTCAGAGACAGCCCTGGGACATTCTTTGTGTACTGGACCATGCAAG cTTTGTGGGTCTTTGTTACCCTGTTGCCCACCCTAATTCTAAACAGTGAGAGAAGGGATGCGCCCCTGGGCCGACGTGACTACATCGGCTGGGGAATATGGGGGCTGGGTTTTGCTACACAGGCCATTGCTGACCAGCAAAAGTGGAATTTTAAGAGTGATCCAGATAATGCT GGAAGGTTTATTCATCATGGACTGTGGGCATACAGCAGACACCCAAACTATCTGGGGGAGATCCTGCAATGGTCGGGCCTGTTCGTGTCTGCTTCCTCCGTCATGCGTGGACCTCAGTATCTCAGTGCACTTTCTCCTGTCTTCGTCTGGTTCTTACTGAGACACGTTAGTGGGATCCCCATCCTTGAGAAACAAGCTATGAAGAAGTGGGGCTCAGATCCTGCTTTCCAGAACTACATCAAGAACACTCCACTCCTATGGCCCTTCCCCAAATTTAAAGGagaatga